A window of the Burkholderia sp. 9120 genome harbors these coding sequences:
- a CDS encoding membrane protein translates to MVTKHKNRWLRRWLVVIIFWAVPVAIVAVSEIREEMAYNAVDLDRALTSWTFTDAQRAAGAPARCHGKPDEAQAAGCPADVLAANAPRQQDARNEYSVRRTTLMAYLWHAFVGYWIVPAVTLFLIGVLIGMVRRALRRPPPPVKSPANHS, encoded by the coding sequence ATGGTAACGAAGCATAAAAACCGCTGGTTGAGGCGGTGGCTGGTCGTCATCATATTCTGGGCGGTGCCCGTGGCGATCGTGGCGGTCAGCGAGATCCGCGAGGAAATGGCGTACAACGCCGTCGACCTCGATCGCGCGCTGACCAGCTGGACGTTCACCGACGCACAACGCGCCGCCGGCGCCCCCGCGCGCTGCCACGGCAAGCCCGACGAGGCGCAGGCCGCCGGCTGCCCGGCCGACGTGCTGGCCGCCAACGCGCCGCGCCAGCAGGACGCGCGCAACGAATACAGCGTGCGTCGCACCACTTTGATGGCTTACCTGTGGCATGCATTCGTCGGCTACTGGATCGTGCCGGCCGTAACGCTGTTCCTGATCGGCGTGCTGATCGGCATGGTGCGGCGTGCGTTGCGGCGGCCACCGCCGCCGGTCAAGAGTCCGGCGAACCATAGCTGA
- a CDS encoding YciI-like protein — translation MHYLLMYELVPDYLERRGAYRDAHLQCAWAAVARGELLLAGALAEPIDGAVLLFQSDSPAAAEAFARADPYVIAGLVTHWRVRAWTTVVGEGATHPVR, via the coding sequence ATGCATTACCTGTTGATGTATGAGCTCGTGCCCGACTACCTCGAACGACGCGGCGCCTATCGCGACGCGCATCTGCAATGCGCGTGGGCGGCAGTGGCCCGCGGTGAATTGCTGCTTGCCGGCGCGTTGGCCGAGCCCATCGACGGCGCGGTCCTGCTGTTTCAGAGCGATTCGCCGGCTGCCGCAGAAGCCTTTGCCAGAGCCGATCCGTATGTGATCGCCGGCCTTGTGACGCACTGGCGGGTACGCGCGTGGACGACCGTGGTGGGCGAGGGCGCGACTCATCCTGTGCGCTAG
- a CDS encoding YSC84-related protein, with protein MQRRNFMLKTTAALAFGGLALAGCTTTSNSDNKNTSSTDASKRQSIDASVDGTMSRLYTTVQGSRELVSKARGVLVFPSVLQAGFIVGGQYGEGSLRVGGGTVGYYSTISGSFGLQAGAQSKAIIFLFMTQDALDKFRNADGWSVGGDASVALVKMGANGAVDTTTATAPVEVFVLTNAGLMGDLSLQGTKVSRLKI; from the coding sequence ATGCAAAGACGAAACTTCATGTTGAAGACGACCGCTGCGCTCGCTTTCGGAGGCCTTGCACTCGCTGGTTGTACGACTACGTCCAACAGCGACAATAAAAACACCTCGTCCACCGACGCATCGAAGCGTCAGTCGATCGACGCCAGCGTCGACGGCACCATGTCGCGCCTGTACACCACCGTGCAGGGTTCGCGCGAACTCGTCTCGAAGGCGCGCGGCGTGCTGGTGTTCCCGTCGGTGCTGCAAGCGGGCTTCATCGTGGGCGGTCAGTACGGCGAAGGCTCGCTGCGCGTGGGCGGCGGCACGGTCGGCTACTACAGCACCATTTCCGGCTCGTTCGGCCTGCAGGCGGGCGCACAGTCGAAGGCCATCATCTTCCTGTTCATGACGCAAGACGCGCTGGACAAATTCCGCAATGCCGACGGCTGGTCGGTGGGCGGCGACGCCTCCGTCGCGCTGGTGAAAATGGGCGCGAACGGCGCTGTCGACACGACCACGGCCACCGCGCCGGTCGAGGTATTCGTGCTGACGAATGCCGGCCTGATGGGCGATCTGTCGCTGCAGGGCACCAAGGTTTCGCGCCTGAAGATCTAA
- a CDS encoding glycosyltransferase family 4 protein has product MKIAQIAPLTESVPPKLYGGTERVVSYITEALVELGHDVTLFASGDSVTSAKLEPVWPRALRLDPGIRDRVAPHMLLMELVRRQADQFDVLHFHLDYYSFSVFKRQDTPFVTTMHGRLDLPEQQPVFDTFNTAPVISISNAQRHPLPQARWLTTVYHGLPEQLYTPQPVEQKYLAFLGRISPEKRVDTAIRIAGRCGMPIRIAAKVDSADREYFERDIRPLLDLPHVEFIGEIADHQKAEFLSGAHALLFPIDWPEPFGLVMIEAMACGTPVIAFNRGSVPEVLEEGVTGFIVEDEIGAVAAVNRLHKMPRAGVRQRFEERFTSHRMAQQYVDAYQSVIRAQKRSRFKVIDKSGS; this is encoded by the coding sequence ATGAAGATTGCCCAGATCGCCCCTTTGACCGAATCGGTGCCGCCCAAGCTGTACGGCGGCACGGAGCGCGTCGTGTCGTACATCACCGAGGCGCTGGTCGAGCTTGGCCATGACGTGACGCTGTTCGCGAGCGGCGACTCGGTGACCAGCGCGAAGCTCGAGCCGGTGTGGCCGCGCGCGCTGCGTCTCGATCCTGGCATTCGCGACCGCGTGGCGCCGCACATGCTGTTGATGGAACTGGTGCGCCGCCAGGCCGATCAGTTCGACGTCCTGCATTTTCACCTCGACTACTACTCGTTCTCGGTCTTCAAACGTCAGGACACGCCGTTCGTCACGACGATGCACGGCCGCCTCGACCTGCCCGAACAGCAGCCGGTGTTCGACACCTTCAACACTGCGCCGGTGATTTCGATTTCGAACGCGCAGCGCCATCCGTTGCCGCAGGCCAGGTGGCTGACCACTGTCTATCACGGCTTGCCGGAGCAGCTCTACACGCCGCAGCCGGTCGAGCAAAAGTACCTCGCGTTTCTCGGCCGGATTTCGCCGGAAAAGCGCGTTGACACCGCGATCCGCATAGCTGGCCGCTGCGGTATGCCGATCCGCATCGCCGCCAAGGTCGATTCCGCCGACCGCGAGTACTTCGAGCGCGACATCCGGCCGTTGCTGGATCTGCCGCACGTCGAGTTTATCGGCGAGATCGCGGATCATCAGAAGGCCGAATTTTTGTCGGGCGCGCATGCGTTGCTGTTTCCGATCGACTGGCCGGAGCCGTTCGGCCTCGTGATGATCGAGGCGATGGCGTGCGGCACGCCGGTGATCGCGTTCAATCGCGGCTCGGTGCCGGAGGTGCTCGAAGAGGGGGTGACGGGCTTTATCGTCGAAGACGAAATCGGCGCGGTGGCGGCGGTGAATCGCCTGCACAAGATGCCGCGCGCGGGCGTGCGCCAACGCTTCGAGGAACGCTTCACGTCGCACCGGATGGCGCAGCAGTATGTGGACGCGTATCAGTCGGTGATTCGGGCGCAGAAGCGGTCGCGTTTCAAGGTGATCGACAAGTCGGGAAGCTGA
- a CDS encoding PsiF family protein, which produces MKIQSAIATLVLGAVLVSPAFAQNSQQTKMADCNKQAADKKGDDRKAFMKTCLSAKPAAAAPMSQQDKMKACNTQATGKKGDDRKAFMKTCLSSAPAN; this is translated from the coding sequence ATGAAAATCCAATCCGCTATCGCTACGCTGGTACTGGGCGCCGTTCTCGTTTCGCCGGCATTCGCGCAGAACAGCCAGCAAACCAAAATGGCCGACTGCAACAAGCAGGCCGCCGACAAGAAAGGCGACGACCGCAAGGCGTTCATGAAGACCTGCCTGTCCGCGAAACCGGCCGCCGCCGCGCCGATGAGCCAGCAGGACAAGATGAAGGCCTGCAACACGCAAGCCACCGGCAAGAAAGGCGACGACCGCAAGGCGTTCATGAAGACCTGCCTGTCCTCCGCGCCGGCTAACTAA